The genomic region GCTTTCTACACTGGGCCTACAGGTTTGTTACCATCTAATTCAATAATTTTAATTTCTGTAAGTCGTTATTATTCGTTATGTGAATTATGCTCTGATATTTAATTGCAGTTGGGGGTCTTTTGAATGCTACTTTCGGCAACGCAACAGAGTTGATAATATCAATGTACGCAATGAAACACGGTATGCTACGTGTCGTACAACAATCATTACTCGGGTCAATTTTGTCAAACATGTTGCTTGTTCTCGGATGTGCGTTTTTCTGTGGAGGAATCGTTCATCCTAATAAACAACAAGTGTTCAACAAGGTCAGTTTAGTAATTTTTAACTTGATATTAGCGATATTGGTTAACAGTAAAGTTTAAATTATACCAACTCTTTGGCAGTCAAATGCTGTAATGAGCTCCGGATTACTGTTAATGGCAGTTATGGGTCTGTTATTCCCAGCTGTTCTCCACTTCACACATACCGAATTGCATTTCGGGAAATCGGAATTAGCACTTTCAAGATTTAGCAGTTGTATAATGCTTGTAGCGTATTGTGGATATATCTTTTTTCAGTTGACTAGTCAAAGGAACAACTCGTATACCCCGATCATGGAGGTTGGTGCTCGTCCTGTTAGCTATAGAGATTGTTTACAGTTTTACACGTTAGAaatgtatttttattattttataaagaATATAATAATTTTCTAATATTGTAGTTAAAAATATCAGGAAACTAATCCGGACGATGGTGGTTCAGATGATGAAGAATCTCCGGATATTTCGAAGTATGAATCGGTTATCTGGCTCAGCATCTTGACACTTGTCATTTCGGTTCTTTCGGAATATCTAGTCAACACAATTGAGGTATCCAAATTGTTTTGATCCTATACGAAACTATATCAtgaatttttatatattattataaaacattattttatctttcAGGGCGCTTCTGTTGCGATGAATATTCCAATAGCATTTATTAGTGTTATTCTGCTTCCTATTGTTGGAAATGCAGCAGAACATGCTAGTGCGATTATATTTGCAGTTAAAGACAAGCTTGTAAGCGATTACGTGCTATTTATAATTTATCCTAAAAAATCATTTTTCAATGAGGTTTGGCccgttttgcgactttcgtccaaaggtttgtttttctgcatctggatccagaaggtttgaaatcttgccattttcatgcggctcgttaactccatccatttttctccattaagtcaggggtattccgtcttttttgctaacctaaatggcaattcggtctttttcaggggtGTTTGGTAtatttacataaagtgaaaaagactggATTCCCCtataagttagcaaaaaagacggaaatacctctgacttaatggagaaaaatggatggagttaacgggccggatgaaaatggctagatttcaaaccttttggatccagatgcggaaaaacaaacctttggacaaaagtcgcaaaactggtcaaacctcagggacgaaaatgacattttactctaaaaaataaaataaattggtTACTGTCATACTGTGTGCAGGATATATCTTTAGGAGTGGCGATTGGCTCATCAACACAAATATCTATGTTTGCGGTATACATTTTCATGTTTATAGCATGTGTTACCGGTTACGTATAATATTGTATGGACTATGGAGTTgctaattttattatttatttcttGCAACGGTAGATACCTTTTTGTGTGGTGGTTGGGTGGATCATGGGACGTCCACTGGACCTAAATTTTCAACTTTTCGAGACCGCAACTCTTATTATGACGGTTCTGGTAGTGGCTTTCATGTTGCAGGTTCACCCCTTTAGGGAAAATCGATACTTTATACGCTATATGCCATTTTCGGTCAAATTTGCACCTAAACTTTGTTATATGTTTGCAGGACGGAACGTCTAATTACTTCAAGGGATTAATGCTTGTATTTTGTTATTTGATAGTCGGTGCAAGTTTTTTTGTACATGTAGATCCTCAATCTATACGTAAGTTATCTCACTTTATTTTAAATTGTTGTTCGACTTTTGATCAAAGCGTTTGTGTTTTACATTGTTGTTGGAAGTGACTGACTTGTGTTTTTATCGCAGAAGATAAACCGTAAAAGCCGTAGTTGCAGAAGATAAACCCCTTCAGTTCTACATTTTCTTAAATGTCTTTCATGATGGTGTAATTTTTATTGCATACTACTACTATGTAATAGTAGTTCATAATTGTTATCCATGATGGCTGTAGATATATTCAGTTTTCAATATTAGTTAATTCTGGTATTTTTACCTCCATTTATTGTCATTGTACCATTCGCGGTTTTCCTTTCTACCCTGCAAAAACTGTAGCACAATCTACAAATTATGCAACCAAATACATCACAGCACATTCTTTTCAAAAGCGTATGAAGATCGACTAACGATAAATTAAGATTAGTGATCAAAAGTAATCGCCTGACCCATTTTGTCCGATAAACCACGGCAACTAGTGATGAATATTTGATTTATAAAAACATTATGCAAGTTGGATACTGATTCCGCAATCTTTGAACATAAAACTTGCATCCTGTCACGGATATCGCTTTCTCCATCTAGCATCACGAACGTAAACAAGTCGAGCCAAGCCCGAGCTCAAtgaagcttgagctcggctcgtttcAAGCTCGAGGTCTAAAGCTTGAGTTCAGCTCAACTCGGACTTGGCTAGTTTATCGTTTAATTTATTTATGTATATGTAACCATAATATATATTCTTTATAGTTGCTATTTTTATCATAATGTGGAAGATCTAATGTCTTTATTGCTAACACAATGCACCAAAACCATAGAGCAATAATAAAGGAAACTATAAACTGATGTCATTTCTGTTATATTTTTTCATTTAAAGTCATGTATATGTCATaaaaatcatttgaaaaaaatGTAACTAGTTCAAGATCTCCCTTTTAATCTTTATTTCCTCTGATTCTTCGAAGCAAAACGAAGAACTACGTAGAACAAGATCCTATATATAACTGCCCATCCCAACATTATGTAAACCATCAGCCATTTTTTATCGTTTTCGTGATATATTTGCAGCGATCGCAGAATATCGATTCCAGTCACGTTCGTCCCAGCAAGCGTCTGCCCAAAAACGTCCTCTCTGGTACTCGTTTATCAAAAGCCCTTCATACGGGTATGTCATTGTCGATATCTTATTCATCCATCTCCAATACTTTGGTATATCATCATTACTCAAGAAGTACCcacaaaacaagaaaaaaagggCCGTAAAAGCGATAACTGCAGCATACCCGAGAATGAAGTTAGGGACAACCGAGCTCACGAACACCACAAACGAATTCGTGGAGAGTAGCGAAACGTAAAGAACGATCAAGAAGTAAACGAACGAGCCTTCGAGCTTCAACGCAAACCATGTGAGCCCCGCATAAACTGCTGCTTGGAGTAGGAGAAACGGGAGGTAAGTGATGAGGCCTGCAATCAGGGGTTAACTGAATCCAAACTgaaaaccgacaaaaccgaaccgaaattaacTGAAAATCGGTTATCGGTTCTTTTTTTGTACCATCGGTTAACTAATTCAGTACTGGACCTACGGGTTGGTTACCAGCTGTTTATTCAAAATCCAATTCAGTACTTTTAGTTTTTGTAAACTGAAATTGCAGGTGAGGCACTTCTGAATGCGTTTGGCAGTGCAACAGAGTTGATAATATCAATATGTGCGATGAAACATGGAATACTGCGAGCGTGTCGTACAACAATCATTACTGGGATCAATATTGTCAGACATGTTGCTTGTTCTTGGATGTGCATTCTTCTGTGGAGGAATTGATCAAAACTTTTTAGAAATGTTGCTTGTTCATTGATCAAAACttgaaattttaaatttatacCAACTTGTTGGCAGTCAAATGCTGTAATGAGAGTTGGCACTTTCAAGATTTAGCAGTTGTATAATGCTTATAGCATATGGTGGATACATCTTTTTTCAGTTGAATTATCAAAAGAACTCATATATCCCGATCAATGAGGTTGGAGTTAGCTACAGAGACGGTATTTACACCTTCaaaatgtttttatttatttatttattaaaaatctaATATTGAGTTTAAAATATCAGGAAACTAGTTCGGACGATGGGGGTTCAGATGATGAGGAATCTCCAGATATTTCAAAGTATGAATCGGTTATCTTAATATCTAGTCAACACAATTGAGGTATCCAAATTGTTTTGATCCTATTTGAAACTATTTCTTGaatctgtatatatttattatatcCTCTTGTGGGAAATGCAGCAGAACATGCGAGTACCATCATATTTGCAGTCAAAGACAAGCTTGTAAGCGCTTGTTTGCTATTTATCATAAatatcatttttcaaaattttttttctaaaatggtTACCATAATTATAATACATGTTATGCCATTTTGGTCATATATGCACCTAAACTACGTTCTACGTTTGCAGGATGGGACATCTGATTACTTCAAGGAACTAATACTTGTGTTTTCTTATCTGATAGTTGCTGCCAGTTTTTTTGTACATATGGATCCTCGATCTATGCGTAAGTTACCTTTCTTCCAAAttgttgtttgatttttgaccaaaCTGTGTTGTTTTACATTGTTGTAGGAAGTgattagctttttttttttttttttctggatTTTTTGCAGAAGACAAACCCTGGAGAAGGGGGCTTTGAATTTGGGGAGCAAGCAGAATCATGGTTCGGTATGATTGACCTCTTAAGTCGATTGTCACAACTATGGCTGTAGACATCCAATTTTCAGCATTAATTagaagtagggctgtaaacgaaccgaacgaacacgaacaaggccatgttcatgttcgttcgttaaggaaattaacatgttcgcgaactgttcacgaacgcataccgaacataagtttatgttcgtgttcattcgttaaggaaattcagttgttcacgaacagttcgtgaacaccggtctcaaacataaacgaacgcaagcaaataaaaatgaacgcaaacaaacatttaacttgaaaaaaaaatgaaaacgttgttatccttaaacattggatataagtagttaaatacaactatcaaatgataaatcaaaacacaagaagtctaccaCACCACCGAACGATGAataaagtttaactaacttagacataattatcaaATAAAATGTCTTAGAAtttccaaattttagctaacttagaaaaaataggggttcaagttttcaatatgtttagataaaatgtttattatttattattttttaatataatcaaacgaacatattaccgaacgttcacgaacgcagtcgaacgaacgagacctgtgttcgtgttcgtttgctaagctaaccgaacgattttttttgttcgtgttcgttcgttcgttaagctaatcgaacaaacataaacgaacttcccgccgaacggttcacgaactgttcgttgaacgttcggttcgtttacagccctaattagAAGAGAAGTTGAGTAAAATTAGCAGACAAATAAGTAAGAAAACATAAAGAATATTGTAAAGGCCCCATGTGATTGATTATTATATATATGAATTAAGATGTTCTCTTTACAAAAGAATTGGCATAcaacatataaataaaaaatgaatTTTAATTTTGTATCTTCTTAATAAAAATAGGTGGAAGTATCTGCTGCATTGTTAGTATCCCTACAAAGAATAGACCGGGCTTCAACAATTGAGCGAGGCGGTTCTAAGTCCTTCTCTTGTAATGCGTTTCCTTGCAATCTTTGCATTTGGGAAGCAAAAGTATCATCCAAAATCTACAAATCAAATAATAAATTCAAGTTATATTGCTAGAAAATACCCCAAAAGTCCAAAACAGATTTTAAACACAACTTACCCCAAGAGCATAATAAGATCCATTGTACCATACGCGGTTTTCCTTCCTACCCTCCAAAAACTTTAGCACAATCTACAAAACATACATTCAAATACATCACAACACATTCTTTCTAATTCTACCCTCCGAAAAGCATATGAAGATCGATATATTAATTACCTGTCCCATTTTGTCCCATAAACCGCGGCAACTAGCGATGAATATTTGATTTGTAAAAACCTCATGTAAGTTGGATATTGATTCCACAAGGTGTGAACACAAAACTTGCATCCTGTCACGGATTTCACTTTCTCCGTCTGCTTCCTTTGTTTCCTCGAGAATTCTTTGAAGTCGCGTACTTCGACTGGCTTGTGtctgttaaaaaaaattgattgatTACACATTATCTTCAAGAAAAAAGCGCTTGTTATCAACTTATGATTagttgattactcacattgctaatgAGCTTGACCACCACAGCCTGCATGTAGTTTTTATACTTTGTTCTGAATAACACAGTAACTGCATTCATTTGCTCTCCGTAAGTTGACTTTTTATCCCCGTTGTTGACCGGAAGATACGATGCCCATGACTTCAGTTTGTCCTCTATTCTACAGTGTAGAACATCAAGAATTCTCTTGATGGTGTTTAAAAATGTTCCGAGCTGCCATGAAACAAAACGAATAAAGATAAATAAGCTATTTATTTAACTAAATTTTTAAAACTGTTCAAAGCATACGACTCACTTGATTAGGAATGGAATACAGGGCGTTTGATTGTCGTCTCGTTAATTTCTGAACTTGTATTCCAAGCCTCTTGGGAATGCTATCTTTCAAAGGTGTCAAAATATCGGCATACTGTCTTTCAAGTGCTTTCATGATTGCTCTTTCCACATTTGCAACCGCCTTTCAAGTGTAAAACGAAAACATTTAGAACCAAAACACGTAAACACCTTGTGTTTGGAAAATTAAACACTATAACTTACATTCTCCAAAACCAACGTGTATTGTGGCCATCGACTGATCACGACTTCATATTCACTCAACATTGCTTTAATTTTATCGTATACTTCTTCAGCAAAAGGTGAAGTCGAATAATTTGTAATTACACCGGCCCATGGTGCCTTTTCAGCCTTGCATAGGTCAAGTAAGCAAAGTTGCATATCTTGGACCCAAACCATAATGTAATTATGGTACAAATTTCTTGAGTCTACGCCACCTTGAGGCACACTGTAACATAAACAtgatgacttttttttttttaattccgaGGAGTTATATGATTATTTTAATAACATAAGGAAATGAGATTGAGATCTAATTTAACAGACCTAATGTTCCATGACTCAAGATTTCTTTCGAAGTCAGCGGCTGCTATAAGAAGTTCATTGACATGCGGCTGAGGACTTGAAGGAGGCCATGCGGCAAGAAATCCTTTAAGCCGTTTGCATAACTCACTGCTGTAAACTGCTGCTGTGATGCTTGAGAGATCAATGGAGCTGAAAAAAGAGGCAAAGATGTCCAAAATTAATGCTGCAAAAGTTGCTAACATCTTTCGtccattttattattttttctataaataatttaTAACGGATGTGTTAATTATGATTACAAATTGATATAATTACAACAATAATTTAAATCTATGAATGGCACGTTCCCCTTCTAGCTAGGGCTGCGAACGAACCAAACGTTTGGCGgacagttcgtgaactgttcggcgggaagttcgtttgtgttcgtttgtttattaaacaaacaaacacaaacaagaaatttcgttcgtttagttaaatgaacagaGGACGCGTTCGtttatttatgttcgtgaacgttcggtaacgtgttcgtttgtgttcgatagttcattagttttttagcttttatattttatttaaatacttcaaaattccgacaaataaaatatttaataagtgtcaatgtattatatattttgttcatgaacgtttgtttgtgttcgtttgttagtatttgtgttcatgaacattagtttgtgctcatttgtgttcattaTCGTTCAtttcctaaaattaacaaacaaacacaaacgaacatgaacaagttgatttccttaacaaacaaacacggtaagcgttcatgaacagttcatgaacacatatatttcttaacaaacgaacacgaacaaggacttgttcatgtttgttcggtTTGTTTGCAGCCCTACTTCTAGctatttttttatttgacccgtttgagataaaacaagctcaaaatcatcAACATGGGCCAAAATTTCCACCTCTACTACTaaacattaaaaaatatataacggTATACGTGTACATACCTTGGTAGTATGTGTTGGTTATGTATCTTGATATCTGTCTTTATTTCATCACTTAAGTTTATACACAAATTCTTCATTTTCAAATAAGCCGTAGTGATTGCAATAGAATCCATAAGAAAACCATCAGTATTGCTTGCCACAAACTCATCGGTGTCCACCATGTGCTTCCTACACCTCTTTCTCGCTGCCGCCTGTGAAAAAAACACACAACTTTTAAACGAATGACACCTTCAATCAATAATACCCTATTAACCCAAAATTACAAAATACTCCACCTGTAAATAATTAGTCAACAAAGCTTGTCCATCTGGCGAAAGTATATCATGAATAAGAGTATATAATTGAACAGCTGGCACTAATGCTGGAGCAGCAGATTCCGGAAGCGGACTCAGTTTGTCTGATAATCCTGTAGAACAACTTTCATCTAACGACTTGTAGTTTTGAAAAGCAAGTGCGAGTAAACTCTCGATTTGTGTTTCGCAGTCTAATAACAAGCTTTTCTGCACAATGACGATAAAATAGCTATTGTTTCAAAATTtcataaagaatcaagaatcgaACTTAAATGTTAAAAACTTTCATACCTCTTGTCTTGTtagtcttctttctgttctagccTTGACAACGGGTACAAGTAGTTCGTAAATGAGCTCTAAGCAGTCTTTTATAGGTGTAGCAACATTCATTACATGTGAAAGATGCCTAAAATTGTTGTAAGATGACGAGATAATTAATACAAATGTAGAACGTAAAGGTTGTGATCAAGGAAAATGTAGAGCTCTTAAGTACCTGAGTTTAGTGTACGATTCGGAAACTCCATAATAATCGGAAAACTCAGTCAACAACCATTTCCAAGGTTCAACAACGCATAAATTACGCGCATGGAACGATTGCGCACGCATGGCAGACTCCAATAGTAAATCGTACGCAAGCGTTTCCACAACGGGCCCGCACTGTCGAATTTGTGAAAAGAATTAACATTGTGAAACAATCTAGAGCAAAAACCTTAGAAAAAAAAGTATATGATTTTCAAACCTTGAGGTGAGTAGTTTCATCGGATGTAACCGTACTGGTGATGGAAAGCTGAACCTTTCCTATGCATTCGTTGTCTTCATGATAAATCGGCCACCATTTGATTCTATCATTCTGCATACCATATTACCATAAATCAAATTGATAATTTCATTTATGTATTACACTTATACCGACAAATGTACTTTAAACTTACAAGATTATCATGTAAGGATGAAACTGGAATAACTGCACGACCCTGGATAATTCTCTTCTCACCCTGCACTTCTAGCAAAAGGGCATCTGCTTGATTCTCCGGGAAACTAATGTCGCATACAAGATTATAAAGTTAGTATATAACTATATTTAACATGTGACAGACGAATTAGTAAGTTTTTagttatctttttttttattttacggGTACTTACAAGTCATGGGAATCACCGGTTCCAGGCCTCAAACAAATGCCTAAGGTTGATTCCGTTTCTGTATGTTCTTGAGAGCTTTTAAGTTGCAATAAGCATGTCACCGGTTCTGCAACAAGACACCATTTTCTAAATTTCctatgaaaatttgaaaattcttttttttttattagatTATTATTATAAGTAAAGAACAAACCTTCACACGGAAGCGAGAATGAAGAGATTCCTAATTTGTTAATTTTGCTTTTTACAAGTGAAGATACGTGTCGAATGTACTCGACTCCTGCTTGCACATATATAGCACTTTGTTGAGAGTATGTGTCCTTGAGTTTTCTTTGTGGGATGATCCTTACTTTTCTCACTGCAAAATTATGCGCGAATGCACATCGACTTTGAATATTTTTGTATCATTAAAGTTAAAAAGActattaattttaataaaatgagTTAAATACCATACCTTCAACCTTAATCTTTCCAATCACTTTCTTTACTTTCAAGGGACACGCTTTATCTGTATTCTCGGTACCACTACTTGCAAGCGGTTTAAAACCTCGAGGTTGCAACAAGAACTTGTGTAATCTAAAGAAAAGTAGAAAATACGACCCTTTTAAGGTTAATGATATatgaaaaaatcaacaaaaaaaaaaaaaaaacagtaagaTAAGTAGAAAACATACCCAAAGGCATTGCGCAAAACTCGACATTCATCATTTAGAAACACGGGTGCTTCTGTACAGCCTCGTGCCCATGCGTTTAGGCATAACCGAAAGCACGCATCATATGTAATTAAAGTTTGCCATGGATTTTGACTACTGCCAAAAGTCAACATTCCAGTGTAAGTGAAATTAAATCATGCTACAAAAAGATAACAACCCAACTTCAATTGATATGGTACCTATTACAATAAGGTGCAAGATCTAGTAAGTTCGTTTCGCCACAAGGCATTGACTTAACAGCTTCACTTTCACTAACAGAAGACTCCAGTTTTACATCATGAGCAAGTTTATCATCATTTACGACGTTTTCGGTCACATTGATCTCTTTTTGCGATTGCTCAAATCCCGAATACCCTGAAGATTCTTTACTTGATTCACACTCAACCTCATCAATATGCCCTACTCCTTCAAAAATCGGCGGTGCACTCGGAGTTCCCAAGTCAGCTATAGGGGTACCCTATGTTTATCACgaaagtcaacaaaagtcaacccTCATAAACCTACAAAACATATGACATTAAGAAGCTTGCTGCACTTACATAGTTACTCAAATGTGTGCTTGCCCCACCATGCCATCCGGTTTCCGTAAAACTTCTTGTTTTTCGAGGAACTTCGACAGAAAGATCATCTTTTATTATCCCTCTATTCAACGTTGACTTGTTTGGTCCGACTTGTTTAGGCGATTTAACAAAATTAACGTTAAAAATTTCTTCGTTAAACTCTTCTCCTTCGGAGAAAGTGCAGTCCATGTCATCAGAAGCAGAGCCCACACTCTCATCATGATCAccataatcatcatcatcgtcgtcGTCTTCGTAATCGTTGAAGTTGTTTGCTTCAAGATTATGAGATCCTAGTAGGCTGGAATGAAACTTAAGGGGTGGTAATATATTAGAGGATTTGTAAGTTGCGGAATTGAATGAAAGAGGGGATTTTGGTATAACGTATTCGTGATCAACTACTGTCTCTCTTAAAGGCGAACGGGCCCGAAGCTGTTCCTTATCTGACCCCTGCTAACACAAATATTCAAGGTTCAGTTCTTTTGTTAAACAAAGTTAAGAAATGATTATATTCATCAATAAATCAGACATCtactcgcgaaacaaacagtctgaatgaaccattaagtgctgaaccagtaaaaggtctgaaccattaagagccccgttaagagctaaacaaacagcccctcaGTTCTTTTAATAACGAAACATAAAAAATATTGCAGGGAAAATCAACAGGAATTTGTGGGTATATGATCAATAATCTAAAAACAatgaaaataataataactattcttttttttttctctaatCCCTGCTACATAGCATTCAAGTTTCAATCTTTTTCGAAAGAAAAATGAAGCTAATCTACACATACATCAAGAAACCCTTTTGGGTATATGATCAAGAATCTAAACATGACACATATATCATTCATTCAAGTGTGCTGAATTTCAAGAAAGATTATTCATAAATGTACCTGCTTGACCCAGTTGAGTGCACTTTCATCTAAGCCTTCTGTGAACATTTTTACAAGAACAGAGAAAGATTATGAATATGAAGAATGAAGAAAATCAGTTATGAAACAAATTGTGTTGTGGGTTTAAGGAGATGAGTTTGGttgaagagagaggagagagaagaaGAGCGTTTGTAACGGCTAGTTTGAAAAGCTTTGCTGAATACTTACACCAGCTGGTTGTTTCATCTTCGTCCCTATATTTTTATGAATATGTCACCGACACCCCCCTCTTTTTTTATACTACTTTTTTAGACTTTTTCAATGatgcttttttttttcattttcttttttcaatatttatgtttttttcTAAATAATTTTAAGAAAGATAAGCATTGACCTTTTGGTTTTGGTGAATAAGATAGGAAAACCAatatattttctgtttttttttaagtCACTTATCAATTTTTTACACATATAAAATTAATAcacttttttttaaatacttgttattttttgttttttcttttcataaaaatcttaaacttgaaaaataaattaTCTCCTATTATGATTGTGATATGGTAGTTAGTGTTAGTTAGTAGTTGAGGGGGGTTAATTGTAAAACATGATAGTTCAGGGGTCAATACTGTAACAAGTTTGTTTGAAAAGTAGTTACCAGCTAACCAAGGAGGTAGCTTGGTTTTGCGTCTCCCTCTCTCTagttctctctctctaaactcagCTCCTATCATTGGTAACAGAGCCACCGACCCTCGTCGGAGCTCcggtcaccaccaccaccagattCTGTTGCAATTCCGATCGAATCAATTCTTCAATTCGTTTCAATTCATCATAATTCCTTCATTTGATCTTTTCTTTGAAGCCTGAATTGATCAGTCGTGATCAATTCATTCCTGGTTTGATCAATTTGTGATCAAATCATCCTTGATTCCGTTCGTATTTCTTGATTCTTTTCATTCACCGTTGATAATCATGACTACTGGTACACGACAACAGGAAATGGAAAAGCAAATTAGGGACAACCAGTTAACATTGGGGAAGTTGGAGATCATCGTGCAAGATCTTCTAGCCAATTCCCAATTGGTTAGTAACAACATGCAGACAGTTACTCAGAATGCTGAAGAAAGTAAGGTTGTTGGAGCACAAATTCAGTTGCAGATACAGTCTTTGCTAGACAAAATGACAGTGATGGAGAACAATAGAGGAATGGTTGTTAATGGGGGCAATCAAGAGGCCAGATAAGCAAGGTTGGGATGGTTAGACTTTCCTAAATTCAACGGAGATGATGTGGAAGGGTGGATATACAAGAGTAACCATTTCTTTGAGGTGGATAAAACTCCTGAAAACCTGAAAATGAGATATGCAGTTGTTAATCTTGAGGGAAAGGCACTGCAGTGGTATCAAGGGTATCTTAAAAGTAACAATTTGACTCTTGATACTGTGAGCTGGGAGGACTATAGTAGATCTGCTACTGCAAGGTTTTCAATGGATCTTTTGGAAGATGCCATGGAAGAATTAAAGAACCTACACTAAACAGGAAGTCTACAAGACTACTGTGATGCCTTTGATGCATTGTTGAACAAGGTAAACATACAACAAGATTATGTTGTGAGTATGTTTGTAGGAGGGTTAAAGATGGAATTGAGA from Helianthus annuus cultivar XRQ/B chromosome 10, HanXRQr2.0-SUNRISE, whole genome shotgun sequence harbors:
- the LOC110886025 gene encoding uncharacterized protein LOC110886025 isoform X1; amino-acid sequence: MFTEGLDESALNWVKQQGSDKEQLRARSPLRETVVDHEYVIPKSPLSFNSATYKSSNILPPLKFHSSLLGSHNLEANNFNDYEDDDDDDDYGDHDESVGSASDDMDCTFSEGEEFNEEIFNVNFVKSPKQVGPNKSTLNRGIIKDDLSVEVPRKTRSFTETGWHGGASTHLSNYGTPIADLGTPSAPPIFEGVGHIDEVECESSKESSGYSGFEQSQKEINVTENVVNDDKLAHDVKLESSVSESEAVKSMPCGETNLLDLAPYCNSSQNPWQTLITYDACFRLCLNAWARGCTEAPVFLNDECRVLRNAFGLHKFLLQPRGFKPLASSGTENTDKACPLKVKKVIGKIKVEVRKVRIIPQRKLKDTYSQQSAIYVQAGVEYIRHVSSLVKSKINKLGISSFSLPCEEPVTCLLQLKSSQEHTETESTLGICLRPGTGDSHDFFPENQADALLLEVQGEKRIIQGRAVIPVSSLHDNLNDRIKWWPIYHEDNECIGKVQLSITSTVTSDETTHLKCGPVVETLAYDLLLESAMRAQSFHARNLCVVEPWKWLLTEFSDYYGVSESYTKLRHLSHVMNVATPIKDCLELIYELLVPVVKARTERRLTRQEKSLLLDCETQIESLLALAFQNYKSLDESCSTGLSDKLSPLPESAAPALVPAVQLYTLIHDILSPDGQALLTNYLQAAARKRCRKHMVDTDEFVASNTDGFLMDSIAITTAYLKMKNLCINLSDEIKTDIKIHNQHILPSSIDLSSITAAVYSSELCKRLKGFLAAWPPSSPQPHVNELLIAAADFERNLESWNISVPQGGVDSRNLYHNYIMVWVQDMQLCLLDLCKAEKAPWAGVITNYSTSPFAEEVYDKIKAMLSEYEVVISRWPQYTLVLENAVANVERAIMKALERQYADILTPLKDSIPKRLGIQVQKLTRRQSNALYSIPNQLGTFLNTIKRILDVLHCRIEDKLKSWASYLPVNNGDKKSTYGEQMNAVTVLFRTKYKNYMQAVVVKLISNTQASRSTRLQRILEETKEADGESEIRDRMQVLCSHLVESISNLHEVFTNQIFIASCRGLWDKMGQIVLKFLEGRKENRVWYNGSYYALGILDDTFASQMQRLQGNALQEKDLEPPRSIVEARSILCRDTNNAADTSTYFY